The following DNA comes from Metopolophium dirhodum isolate CAU chromosome 8, ASM1992520v1, whole genome shotgun sequence.
tgtGTCAAAAAtcggttttgcgtaaaaattatcacttttctttcttttttgttttgtttttctctaAGCTTTCcaaaactactaggaattttCAATGTTGACCTGCCAAAAGTACCAATTaggttcacttttctatcagaaaagatgctgatctcaaAGATCGAAGCATGCCTACTATCCAAAATGTTCCTGACAATTTGTTGATTTTTGTCCTAATTTGGAGACACTCCTCCCCCCCACCACCATGAGACACTCAACTAATCAGCCGATTTTCTATCGTATTCAGCTGCCCCTATGGCCTATTATATTAGCTATACAAATTTCAAAGAAGCCAAAATGGGTGAGGTAAAACCGTCAGTAGACTATATTAGGGGccagtaaattttttataaacttagtAAAATTAGGAAAGAGTTCTACATTACAACAAGAGTTAAATTTAAGAAAGTGGCGGAAAATGGTAATCGGTGCCTGTATTATAAACACGAATGGGGGCCCGTGGTGCTACCTGGTTTATAGCACTGGGCCAGTCCGCCCCCTATTACGTCCGTGTTCTGTAAtcgtgatttatattttaaagttcgGCCATATATTTATGGTTACGCGGGTACGTGGGTGGTGCCGTAGTAGgtctaatattatctattatcacAGAACATCTATGGTGTAATTTTTACATTGGTGATTGATAATTCTCTTATCACTTATTtgatatcatattttgtaaaatataatctatataccaTAGAGTATAAATGTCTATTGTGAATTGTGATAgttcacttttattttattttttttttaaatatgcttgTACAATTATTGTGTTAAAGCCCATTGAAGACTCGACCACGACTGAGTATTCGGGATTTGTGAAATAAATTGTTGGTTTGTTTTTAATAGCTAtctgattattaaattaattataatttaaatacaagcATGATACATTTATTTAGTGTCACCTGAtatcatagttttattttacatcGGTATGAAAGATAAAACGATTTTGGTTAAACAAAACCCAATACTGAAAGTAGTCATTTTGGGAAATAGTAATGTAGGAAAATCATGTTTGATGAACAGGTTTGTAAGTAACAGTTTTAGTGACCATACACTTCATACATTGGGCGTAGAATTTCTTCAAAAGGAACTCGATGTCAATGGAATTGTATATACTTTGCAGGTatagttaaaacaaatttgttgttaaaacgttttatatatatatttaactattaaataaacacatttagATTTGGGATACTGCAGGCCAAGAAAGATTTCGAACACTTCGAACACCTTTTTATAGAGGAACTGATATTTGTTTGCTAACATTTGCTGTTGACGATGTCCAAAGCTTTAAAACTGTAGATTCATGGAAAAAAGAATTCTTACAATATTCCAGGACAACTGATGTAAATTTTCCATTTCTTGTTGTTGCTACaaaggtaaattaaaaaaaaaaaagtaacttctaataattgaaataaaataatgtcttataattttttttaggtagaCCTGCAAGACCGAGTAGTTTCTAGAGATGAAGCAAACAGATGGTGTTCAGAATATCTGAGTGCTCCTTATGTTGAAACTAGTTCTAAAACAGATATGAATATAGAGACTGCATTTACTTTAGCTGTTGAAGTTTGGGCTTCAACAGAAAGGCCCTccgaattaaaaatatcacataccaatttagttaaattatctAGACCAATCAATGGTAGCGCTGCTTGTCCTACAGCTGAAATAGTATCACCTAAGTGTtgttaacaacatattatgcaatAACTTAGTGCATTTTGGCGTACATTTTTTGTAACTTCAATACagcaatacatattacatatatattttttataaagttaatttttgagttaaaataaaaataaatttacaagaatatcaatatttatcctattattttgtatacattttaagtaataaccaaTTTGTATTTACCTTTTaccttttattaaatgtattattgttattttttgtacaataggcaatatattttaattgtatttattaaatagtattgttaaacataattattgtgtattaattgtatttaattaattatccatactaattaataattgttgactcttctaaatattattattaagcaaattgagcaataaatatatttatacatacactttaatatattttaagtattgaaaaactaaatgttaatttttacaatgaatcttaaaaatagattatgcaaattatattaaaaactgtgGTCTACCATtaatttcaaagtttaaaaaccttgagataaaattaataaaatgaaaattatttttattatatatttttcacaatgatgcattaaatttatttttataaactatttactaaaataaattgaaatactacctatctaaaatcataatattattagacaatAAGATCATTTTAAAGTTGTAAATTGTTAGCACATTTAAAATACTCGCTTtaacatgaaaatatgaaaaaaaactttaatattcaCTACATAATATCCTTACTTTTAAACTTGATAATAGATAATAGTTAAATTGAGTATTCAAAACATACAATGTGGTATATCATACTTTCATAAGGTATTGACAATGAATGCGGTTATATCCTCTTAacgtacaatattgtatttttttttaaatattacaagtttttaaatttttttatattttaaataatatgttggtaaggtaattactaattatccaaaaaaaaataataatatttttttcatgacaTTGGTTCAGTGGTtcatcataaaattaatttataatactcgGTGACATAATGTTACTTATACTTTTGTatcgacaattttttttaaggaataatcatatttataaattacagtgGATAAAAGAATAAcaatcaaatacaatatattctatagtaaaattaatctaatttttattattttaattttgtgaatTTAGTAATTGGTATTTGGTCGGTATTTTCGTGCTTTTTTTCAAATCGGACTTTTTGACTGATTAGGTATGCAATGTAttatttactgatgaaaaaaagTTCATACAATCACTTATACTTGCGGGTTATTATTATAGGCAATTATTATTAGTCTACCAGCAAGAAGAATTAATGCATTATTCAAGGCAAACCGATGGATGTGAAAGGTAAAACAGTTTGACCGGCAAACCTAGTTGTAAGTTTGTGACCAAAAACGATTACTTTTATCTAAGAATATAAAAGTTAGttcaattcattattataaatatatttttgaggtgCTTacatatatgatttattataatttaatgttacattttgtttttttgtagcTACACATATTGGAAAAACATTTTGTTGTTTACATTTACATCTTCTTGTAGCCCACTTGGTTTTTCaggaacaaaaaataaattgttgttccCCAGATAATGAATTTTGAATACTCTCTGTTTATTTTTGTCgtattaatatgacaaaatgtacttattttttaattcttaaacttaacattatacctaataagtaataatatcattatatttttattattattgatgtgtatttaatcatattttacaactatttatatttaatattagaatatattttaatattagacgTTCATATAAGATACTGGGTTGCCAGTGGTGCATTTAAGGAGGGGGGGAGGGGCAACTTAGGCAAGTACCCTTGGCACAAATTGTAGTGGCGGgaaaatgtttatagtttaccattacacaaaactaaaatatttctatttcttctgatacaattattatagaaaatatattatcataatgattATGAAACATCTTTTCCGACAGTTAGAAAGTtccaatgttaaaataaaatgattaggAATTAGGATTTGAAAGCTATAATAGCAGTCATGCGGAACGTAatactttaaacattttaaatcattaatactATAGTGTTTACTGTCCATCAAAGTGTTAATAGAACATTAACATAGCAGGGTCTTGTAACTTACATAGAAGACCGTGGTTAATAGCTTAGACTAGAGAGCTATAAACTAGTTAATATGTCTATAGTAAAGCTAGTTAAAGCAACTTggtccaataaaataataataattgtgctgGTACTGCCTAGCGGACAGATGACAGTGGTACTAGCCTAGTATTAGCGTAGTAATGGTGAAAGCCGTTGGTAGATAGCTCTGCCGTCAACCACTCACTGAAACGCGACATCGAGCTGTGTCGTTGATGCTTTTTCAGGACATTGAACACTGTTTTCTCATGTTCTGTCATCAAACCGACAGCATGATAAACTAAAACAGTGAGTTGGACGATATATCATTCATTGAATTCAGTTCCCATGATGCCAAAATCCGAAGTGGCAGTTTGAGGGCTGCCCGTGTTCAGCAGCCGTCGTCCGTTATAAGTACAGGCCGGCGTCAGTGATTTAATTAAGATCATACTTCACAGGATCATTTCTGTAGTATGCATCGTCCCCTCCAGGTGCAAATCTGGAGTCGTCATTAGCCACGATGATGAGACATGTCCATGTGCCAGAGCGTGAGACGGCTGGTGGTGATTGCTGTTCGCAGCAAAGTCACCACTCAGCAACGATGATCGCAACCAGCTTTCTGGAAGGCATATGGACAGTCTGAGTGGTCcactttatataaattaaattatgagcAGGTTGGGCATTCGTCCCTGTCTGATTTCAAAAGAGGCTCGATGGGTTGTTGTTGcctttttatcattattatattttataagcgcTAAAACATgcctattttttaatattttcagaaatgtACTatgtactaataaattattgtcgcaatgatacatttttactaataattgataattggaatatttttatatttatatagacacATACAGGGACGTACacattgtatatatgtatttatgtatgttcgtttgtgtgagtgtgtctTGTTAACACATATctgcacaacaataataataataagtatcgtAATCCTGTATAGTTTtatatctaaaatctaaaattaatacacattctaaaaacaacaaccgattgGCACTCTTATTAATTGTCATTGATCACGGACTTCAGTTAACTTGTGTCTTCAACAGGCGTGTACAATTCAACTATTCTGTGAATAGTGTTAATTTTGTTGAGTAccttattatacataaattaaaatttatttttttcgtgacgcgtgtttaaattaatcttttgattttgggaaaaatatgacttaaaaaaaataaatgggtgGTGcggctaaaaatataaaattaccgcaaactgctcaagaattgaaaataatttctgGTATGTTaaataaacagacaaaacttgcaagcaatagaaaaaataatatatattataatttaagataatattaatttgtaaatatatcgtatacctataatataagagTAATAGAGTTTAGGCCATAAGTGatgaatcaggtaaaattgatttataggtATTGcagttgatatattttaaaaaataaaaaaaagaagatatcctaataaactactaatattattgtttatcaaatattaaatattgccaTATAATAGTTTGTAGCCTTTAACTGATATAGgagtacaattgtttttataaaatatctgctaccttatatttaaaaatgatgttacTTAGTTAATAAAAAGTGTACCATAAAAAAATTGGGTGAATACTGAATAATGATAACGGAGATTCATGTTTATCAGCAAGCTGCAGGTTATGTaacagataattattataacatgatgCACTGATTATATTCCGTTATGGTGCGGACGTGTGGACGCCATTTTGGTTTGTCCAACAACTACAGTAGAGATTGAACTACAGACCACGGAACCATGATAAAGAAAAGAGGTATGTCAGCAACTTTTGTGATACGCATATCCGCCATATTGCTTTTCTCCACAATGTTTATAACATAGACACTGATGATAAAATTGACGGAGAAAAGCAATATGGCTGCCAACGCCATGGGAAACGCATAGGAAATAGTGGGGATGCGTCAACATGATTCAAATACGGAAAGTTACTGACATACCTCTTTTCTTTATCATGCACGGAACGAGTAACGACGGAACATACTACAACAGAGACACGGAgtacagataataatttataatacttattacaagttacaattcaTGCAATTCAGTATTCACAAGTCGATTCACAAAGACTCTCGACGTTCACTAGTCACAACTCGCAACAGTGTCCGAATCTCGAAAGTTCATCTATAGATTCTTATGATCCGTATTCCATGTTGCCGCAACTCACAATGGctataatgattaaatttacTAACTCGTAGATGCCCTTTGGTGATTGGTATCTCAGCCCTCGTGGCTCGCCCGTCGCCGGTTATTGAAACCACACGTACTCACGTGACTTGTATCAAATGTTCATAAATACCTAGTTACGTCAACTGTAGTAATTGACTTCAGAATTATTTCTATTGACGGACGGCGGTTGATAGTGatataattgcattttatataaatccTAGGACGTTAGGAActtggttattttatttaccatttagTAATTAGTAGTTTCTACTGCATTACTGTACTCGAGTTGTGTATTACTgtattgtgtgtttttttcctTCGTATAAAACAGCTGAAACACGTGTGATTCACAGTtctaatttattgaacattgcATGGTATATAAAGTTTTGGCGTTCAACATTAATACGGTAAGTATTTTAAACcacctacacattatattacaaccattaacgtaataatttcagtttttcgataaagccaaatattttagtaatccTTAAGagtttcacatattttaattgtgGCTGTGCCCATGTTaagttagtatttataatttacctttattgaattttattttcttaagcgTTATAACATCGGTATATCTCTTATTAAGTAACCATAAGTGGTTTTAGTCTGCACATTTTtacttacctaataatattaatattccatAGATGATTTTTACCAAAATGGATTAAATGCTAGAAAacctgatataaatattatgtaagacgAAGAAtagaacatattaatatgtctattCTTTACCTATATGTTTATCTTTGTGttggtgtatttttaatatagcttgagataaaaaattcattataatttatagccccCAAAATACAATtcagtattatagtatagtgtATCAATTCCATACCAAGTCCTAATCAAATTTAATCttcatgttaataataaaaattctttaacttcttctattttatgaaatgttatattatatcttaaaattgttataaagcGCGTTTTTTCTTCAGAAtagttacaataaatataaattatgtataaacctGGATAAACATGCCTAATAAACCATTAACAATAccaatatacacatattatattgtacataactGATATACATTTGTTTATAGATAAAAGACTAAAACATGTCCAAACACCGTGAATGGGATCCAACTTGTAAAGTATACATTGGTAATTTAAAAAGCAATGCCAATAAATACGAAATCGAAGATTTGTTTACAAAGTATGGtccattgaaaaatatttggatagcAAGGAATCCACCTGGTTTTGCATTCATAGAATATGAAGACCCACGTGATGCAGAAGATGCAGTTCGTGGTTTAGATGGAACGtaagacatttaaaattacattatattgatctataatttattttaataaatatgctgATAACTaagatttattgataattaactattatttaaaatacccaATATAATAGTGCCCAATTgcataaaaagaataaaattagtGAAATGGTTTGCCAAAATTTAATAGTACatgggccactaaatcatgtttactcactattgattttgattttgcaACCTGgcataaatgtattaatgatgAATAATATCAGTTATCCCTGTCAGACATTTTTATGTTgataagtttaattttattagaaatttattgtaaatggttatttaaaataaaataaggtacTTTTTGGTTATCATGACTACTAAccataatacgtataatatagccCTATCGACCATCGTGATCACTGATTTGCTtagacaatttaaattaattacatccCTTGATCTGCTATATTACCTTGGATATGTCTCTGAGTAACCAACCCAAACTTACACAAGACCTACCAAAGTcgaggaatattttaaatttaaattgtccgAGAAATTTAGTAACCATGGTGGGTCTATATGTCCTGTGTTAGTAGTCCCGAAAACTGAAAAgcacctaaaattataaatgtataataccagtTATACCTGTCAGACTTTTTCATGTTGATAACTTCAATTTTATCTGAAATTGTAACTAGTAGttgcttaaaatataattatttttttccttattgatcgtgaagcctggcaactatggccattagctgtttgttttttgtttgtaggaaAGGGAACTGTAGATGTAACACGTGTGTAGTTTTGGtaaattttttagtgggcacccgtgggtatctgccatgcctgtGTGGGGGATAGCGGCACTTCTCTCTGGACACTGAATTGCCCGAAAAAAAAACGccgcccgtgaaccgaggtttgaaccagtgtcggtgtgcgtcacaaccaacgccttagtccgctcggccactccttctcccttaaaatataattttaaatgtatttatgatgaataatatCAGTTATCCCTATCAGACTTTTTCATGTTGATAACTTAAATGTTATCTGAAGTGAATTTTAAGCATACACCTTATACCAATAGATTGAATATGAAATGTAGTTTTAGCAGTCAAATGTGATTGCGCTGTTCAGATGCCATCACTGTAAGGCAAAATAGCACTaggatttttcaattttacaataattgttatgtttatatatataactgcaATCCCACTATCATGTGAACAAACCATCTTTACCCACCTTGTCTGGATCTTCTAGTGATATAATGTCTAGATATGTATGTAAAtggttgtttaaaataaaatgttaaattttaatttatttatgatgaataatatCAGTTATCCCTGTCAGATATTTTTATGTtgataacttaatttttatctaaAGTGAATTATAAGTTGAtaagcttaaaataaaatataattatttattaatgatgaATAATTACAGTTATCCCTGTCAGACATTTTCATGTTGATAACATAAATTTTATCTGAAATAAATTGTAAGTGGTAGTTGCTTAGATCCTATACTATTTATGAAGTCATGACCATCTCGCCtgtataaacaatttgaagTACATATAAGCGATAAACGCCTGATTAATATGCTTGATGTGCACATGCAAGAGGTGAACTGTGTCCCATATTTTTCTGTTGGttgttaattgatttatttttgtataatatatcaattcacATAGATAATAATGAACCATTGCTTTTCGCACACCCAAAGCTCTCTTTGCACATCAAGCATCGTAGTTAAAGACTATTAGTATTATATGTGCTTCAATTTATTGGGAAATGGGTCTAAccatagtatatgatctaagggtagttgcttaaaatataattttatttgtatttatgatGAATGATATCAGTTATCCCTGTCAGACATTTTTGTGTTGATAACTTCAATTTTATCTGAAGTAAATTGTAAGctgtaattgtttaaaatataattttaagtgtatttatgatgaataatatCAGTTATCCCTGTCAGAGATATCTATGttgataacattaattttatctgaaattaattataaatgttagttgtttaaaatataattttatatgtatttatgatgaataatatCAGTTATCCCTGTCAGACATTTTTATGttgataactataattttatctgAAGTAAATTGTAACTAgtagttgtttaaaatataattttaaatttatttatgatgaataatatCAGTTATCCCTGTCAGAAATTTTTATGttgataacattaattttatctgaagtaaattgtaactatatagtagttgtttaaaatataattttaaatttatttatgatgaataatatCAGTTATCCCTGTCAGACATTTTTATGttgataacattaattttatctgaaattaattataaatgttagttgtttaaaatataattttatatgtatttatgatgaataatatCAGTTATCCCTGTCAGACATTTTTATGttgataacattaattttatctgaagtaaattgtaactatatagtagttgtttaaaatataattttaaatttatttatgatgaataatatCAGTTATCCCTGTCAGACATTTTTATGTTGATAACTTCAATTTTATCTGAAGTAAATAATTGTAAGctgtaattgtttaaaatataattttaagtgtatttatgatgaataatatCAGTTATCCCTGTCAGAGATATCTATGttgataacattaattttatctgaaattaattataaacggtagttgtttaaaatataattttaagtgtatttatgatgaataatatCAGTTATCCCTGTCAGACATTTTtatgttgataatattaattttatctgaaattaattgtaaacggttgttgtttaaaatataattttaaatttatttatgatgaataatatCAGTTATCCCTGTCGGACATTTTTACGTACGTTTCCCTAGCCCCCCACATATCAATTTACgtgaattttcttttgccaatatttagtacgttatTTATATGGATTTGTTTGACATATGGTACCccggaaaattcaattttcccGTGGAGGGCCGaggaaacgtttccccagcccccctcataAGTAAATAATGGACTTTCCAggatttttcttttgccaatatttagtatgttatttgtttgaatttgtttggaCTGAATCAGAATTTGTTCGACATTGGGTACccccaaaaattaaatttccctGTGGggcttataatttgtttaaattgtatgttaaatatattaaaattcaattcaatttgaCCTTTCAGGGCAGGAGTCACTCAGAATTGGATTTACATCTAGTACTTAGTACATAATTAGTTTGTCagcatgatatatttttttttattac
Coding sequences within:
- the LOC132950406 gene encoding ras-related protein Rab-9B-like, with the protein product MKDKTILVKQNPILKVVILGNSNVGKSCLMNRFVSNSFSDHTLHTLGVEFLQKELDVNGIVYTLQIWDTAGQERFRTLRTPFYRGTDICLLTFAVDDVQSFKTVDSWKKEFLQYSRTTDVNFPFLVVATKVDLQDRVVSRDEANRWCSEYLSAPYVETSSKTDMNIETAFTLAVEVWASTERPSELKISHTNLVKLSRPINGSAACPTAEIVSPKCC
- the LOC132950336 gene encoding RNA-binding protein 1-like: MSKHREWDPTCKVYIGNLKSNANKYEIEDLFTKYGPLKNIWIARNPPGFAFIEYEDPRDAEDAVRGLDGTRCCGSRIIVQMSTGKRSRDKSPVHRGRSSPSRRGYRSYSKSQSRSRSPVYRSRKSRSRSYSRGKY